The Siansivirga zeaxanthinifaciens CC-SAMT-1 region TTTTCATAATAACCTAATTAAATTAAGTAAATACAATTCTTGTTAAAACGACTAAGAAATTACACATAGCTAAAAAAAACAACCTTCTTGCAAACTATACAAAAAGGTTGTTTGGTTGAATTAAAAACATTTATTTAAATGCCTAAAGCTTGACCACCACCAATTTGGATAGTTTCGGCTGTAATAAATGAAGCATCCTTACTAGCTAAAAATGATACAACTGAAGCAACCTCTTCTGGATGACCCAATCTTCCTAATAAAACACTATTTGCCCAAGAAGCAAAAACTTCTGGTTTTGTTGCTTTAATTTGTGCGTGAAAAGGTGTGTCAATAGTACCCGGAGATACTGCGTTTACTCTAATGCCATATTCAGCTAAATCCTTAGCCAATGCTCTAGTGATAGATTGTACTCCTCCTTTAGAAACAGCATATATACCAGCTCCAGGTCCTGCTCCATTCCATGCTGCATTTGAAGTATAATTTATAATTGTAGGATTTTCACCTTTTTTTAGAAATGGAATAGCAGCTCTTGATGCATAAAATACAGAGTCAAGATTTAAAGCCATAACAAATTTGTATTGCTCGGTGGTCATTTCTTCAAATCTAGCTCTTACACTAATACCACCAGTATTGTTTACAAGAACATCAATTTTACCGTATTTATTACCAATTTTATTAATGTTTTCAGTTACTACTTCATCTTTAGTGACGTCGAAACCATAATATTCGGCTGTGATTCCTTCTGAAGTAAGCTCTTCAACTCTTTTAACACCTGCTTCATCATCAATACCGTTTAATACAACAGTATATCCATCTTTACCCAATCTTTTTGCTACTTCGAAACCTATACCACCTGTTGCTCCGGTAATTACAGCTACTTTTTTTGAACTACTCATATTATTAAATTTTGATTTATTAAATTTTATTTACTTTGCTTGTTTAGATAATTTATTCTACTGATTCAATATTTTTTGCGAAATAATAAATAGCTCCAACTCCAAGAGGCACAAATATTGCTATGATGATAAAAATTGGAGTATAAGAAAGATTATCTACAATTACAGGAACTAAAAAATTCATAATTATTACCGATACTACACCAATCATTCCGCCCAAGCCAGCTAATGAACCAACAGATTTTCCACTAAAAAAATCACTTGGAAGTGTTTGTACATTACTTATAGCAAATTGAAAACCAAAAAGTACAAAAAATACAATAGCAACAAATTTCTCTGCAGTATCACCAATAAGTATTGTTGCAATAAGTCCTGCTAACATTATTACACCACCAATAAGAATCGTTGTTTTTCTACCGTTATCTATTGAATTAGTTTTAGCAATAATTTTACCTGAAACATATCCACCAATAATACTTCCTGCTGCTGCACCTACATAAGGAACCCATAAAAACATACCAACTTCTTTAACATTAAATCCGTAAACATCAAAAAGATAAATTGGCATCCAAGTAACAAATATCCACCAAATTGGCTCTAAAAAGAATCTACCAATTACAACAGCCCAAGATTGTTTAAAAGAAAGAATTTCTTTTAAACTTTTACCTTTGGTATCATCTGTCGCTTCTCGATCGGCTTTACTTTGGCCTTCTAATATATATTTTTGTTCTTCTTGAGAAATCCAAGGGTGTTTTTTTGGTCCAGCTTTGTTTACTAATAACCACGGAATAATCCAAATAATTCCAAAAGAACCAACCACCATAAATGTGATTCTCCAGCCAAATGCTACAAATAAAGTGGCAATAAATGGTGGAGCTATAACAGATCCAATAGATGCGCCGGCATTAAATAATCCTTGAGCAATTGCGCGTTCTTTAATA contains the following coding sequences:
- a CDS encoding MFS transporter — translated: MKLKGLRWWIIGLIFLATVINYIDRSALSIMWGGENIEGSIAQSLGLTKYHYGLISNVFMVAYALGQLFSGKLFDKVGTRIGYVISIGVWGLSSFLHSTVRGFLSLAFFRTTLGLSEAGNWPGGVKSNAEWFPIKERAIAQGLFNAGASIGSVIAPPFIATLFVAFGWRITFMVVGSFGIIWIIPWLLVNKAGPKKHPWISQEEQKYILEGQSKADREATDDTKGKSLKEILSFKQSWAVVIGRFFLEPIWWIFVTWMPIYLFDVYGFNVKEVGMFLWVPYVGAAAGSIIGGYVSGKIIAKTNSIDNGRKTTILIGGVIMLAGLIATILIGDTAEKFVAIVFFVLFGFQFAISNVQTLPSDFFSGKSVGSLAGLGGMIGVVSVIIMNFLVPVIVDNLSYTPIFIIIAIFVPLGVGAIYYFAKNIESVE
- a CDS encoding SDR family NAD(P)-dependent oxidoreductase, which translates into the protein MSSSKKVAVITGATGGIGFEVAKRLGKDGYTVVLNGIDDEAGVKRVEELTSEGITAEYYGFDVTKDEVVTENINKIGNKYGKIDVLVNNTGGISVRARFEEMTTEQYKFVMALNLDSVFYASRAAIPFLKKGENPTIINYTSNAAWNGAGPGAGIYAVSKGGVQSITRALAKDLAEYGIRVNAVSPGTIDTPFHAQIKATKPEVFASWANSVLLGRLGHPEEVASVVSFLASKDASFITAETIQIGGGQALGI